ACACGACATTTTCAGCGCTTAGTAAGGCAACCAAAGAACAATGCGGTCTTATCGTTTTAGACGCTCATCCCGATTGCTGTCAAAAGGCCGGTTGGCCAATCCACTCTGATTGGCTTCGTAAGTTGGTAGAAGAAAGGCGAGTCAACCCAAAGAATGTTCTTGTTATTGGTATCAGGCAGATGGAAAAGCAAGAATATGAGTTCTTTAAAAGCCGCGGAATTGAGTATTTCCAAATGTCTGTAATAGACGATCCAAAAGTTTGTATTACAGACAATCTGCTGTTGGCAGCTTGTTTGAAAAAGTTAGGCAATCTTGAAGCAGCCTATCTTTCTATAGATATTGATGTAGTTTCCCAAGCATTCGCGCCCGGTACCGGCTGTCCGAGTCCCGGCGGGTTAACCGATAGTGAACTTATTTATTTGGTAAAACAGTTAAAATTCAAATTGCAGAATTTGAAAGCCGCAGATTTGGTTGAAATTAATCCCTTAAAATGGTGGCAGAAACTGGTTTTACGCCGCGATCAAACAGTCGACCTGGGTGTCAAGATCATAAAAGAAATTGTTTCCTAAGCCCCTTTAAGGGGTTTTTACATTAAGTTTGTAAAATCAGTTATTTTACTGTAAAGTTATGTGATTATGTCAAGCATACTATCGCGGATTTTTGGCGATGCCAATGAAAGATATTTAAAAGGCGTTGTGCCAATAGTAAAAAAAATAAATTCCCTTGAAGAAGGTTTTTTAAAGCTTTCGGATGAAGATTTAAAAAATAAAACTGAAGATTTTAAAAAACGTTTTTTAAGCGGAGAATCGCTTGATGATATCCTTCCCGAGGCCTTTGCTCTCGTAAGAGAAACGGCCAAACGCACTCTTAATCAGCGTCATTTTGATGAACAGCTCATAGGCGGCATCGCCCTTCATAAAGGGAAAATAGCCCAAATGGCAACAGGCGAAGGTAAAACATTAACCGCGACTTTGGCGGCCTATTTAAATGCCATACCCCATGCAGTGGGACAAAAAGATAGGGGCGTTCATATTATTACCGTTAATGATTATCTGGCACGGCGCGATACGGTTTGGATGGGTCAGATTTATAGTTTTTTGGGTTTAACGGTCGGCTGTGTTAATTCTGATAATAGTTATATTTATGACCCGGCTCACACGGAAAAATTACAGGATATTGAGAGAGATGAAACCGGAAGTTTTAAAATAATTCATGAATTTTTGCGTCCAGCAGCTAAAAAAGATGCCTATAATTGCGATTTAGTTTACGGCACTAATACCGAATTCGGATTTGATTATTTACGGGACAACCTAATTGCCGATTTATCGCAAGTGATAAGCCCAGGCCGTGCTTTTGCCATTGTTGACGAAGTAGACAGTATTTTGATTGACGAAGCGCGAACACCGCTTATTATTTCCATGCCGGACGCGGAATCGCCAAAACTGTATGAAACATTTTCCAAAATCGTACCGCGACTAAAAGAAAACGAGGATTATAATGTTGATTTAAAAATGAGAACAGCCGTGATTAGCGATTTGGGTTTAAACAAAGTTGAAAAAATACTTGGTTTAGGAAACATTTATGACGAAAAAGGAGCTCGCTATGTTCACCATTTGGAACAAGCGCTTCGGGCACAGGCTCTTTTTCACAAAGATAAAGATTATGTCGTTAAAAACGGCGAAATTATCATCGTTGATGAATTCACCGGTCGTCTTTTGGCTGGCCGGCGATACTCCGAAGGGCTTCATCAGGCAATTGAGGCTAAAGAAGGCGTAAGAGTTCAGCAGGAATCACGAACATTGGCCACCGTTACTTTCCAAAATTTTTTCCGCCTTTACGAAAAACTCTCCGGTATGACAGGTACCGCCGCCACCTCCGCGGAAGAATTCCATAAGGTTTATAACCTAGGCGTTGTTATCGTGCCAACTCATAAACCGATGGTAAGGAAAGATTTGTCTGATCGGATTTATAAAACCGACGAAGCTAAATTTCGCGCTGTTGTCGGCGACATAAAAGAACGGCACGAAAAAGGCCAACCGGTTTTAGTCGGCACTATTTCCATACAAAACAATGAACGGCTTTCGCAAATGCTTTCTCGCGAAGGGATAAAACATGAAGTCTTAAATGCCAAACAACACGAAAGAGAAGCGGTAATTCATGCTCAAGCCGGACGTCTTGGCGCCGTAACTGTTGCCACAAACATGGCCGGCCGCGGCGTTGATATTATCTTGGGAGGAAACCCCCAAGACCCTGAACAGAGTCGAAGGGTTCAGGAATTAGGGGGTCTCCACGTTATTGGGACCGAAAGGCACGAAGCACGGCGGATTGATAATCAACTAAGAGGGCGGTCCGGAAGACAAGGCGACCCGGGTTCTTCGCAATTTTTTGCTTCTTTGGAAGATAATCTTTTAAAAGTTTTTGGCGGAGAAAGAATCAAAAATTTAATGGAAACTTTGAATATTTCAGAAGACCAGCCGATTGAAGCAGGCCTTGTATCTCGAGCCATAGAATCGGCCCAGTCAAAAATTGAAGGATTTAATTTTGACGCGCGAAAGCACATTCTTGAATATGACGATGTGATGAACCAGCATCGGACTTTGGTTTATAAAAAAAGATACGAAATTTTGTCGGGATTTTCCCGCGAAGAATTAATCACGATATTCAAAAAACAAGTTGGCAACGTAATAAATTTTCATATGGCAGGCGATAATCCCGATGTTTGGAACAGGGAAGAAGTTTTTGAAAATCTTAGAATGTTTTTTCCGGTAAACGACGGGGAAAAAGAATTTTTGGCGGTAAAAAACGATAGAGAAGAAATAAAGACTCACTATGAAAATATGGCGGAAGATTTATATAACCAAAAAGAAAAAGAAATTGGGATTGGATTAATGGGACAAATCGAAAAAATGGTTATGCTAAATATTTTAGATAATTTCTGGATGAATCATTTGGAAGATATGGAGTATTTGCGCGACAGCGTGCGGCTTCGGGCCTATGGCCAGAGGGACCCTTTAGTTGAATACAAACAAGAAAGCCGGAAACTTTTTGGCGACATGCTTTTGAACTTTGAGTCGCGGGTTGCGGCGATGATATTTAAAGTCGCCTCGCCCCGAGCGCAAAACATTTCTATACAGC
The nucleotide sequence above comes from Parcubacteria group bacterium. Encoded proteins:
- a CDS encoding arginase family protein; the encoded protein is MRRREWMIVKVPYGGGYNHLNLASPKNTRRAPDALHKEFIRQSIFLSNNGAEIKNLEWHTIDIDFWFQNDVDSWWRMNKRLLTESTSLFHDKNVLFLGGSHTVTYTTFSALSKATKEQCGLIVLDAHPDCCQKAGWPIHSDWLRKLVEERRVNPKNVLVIGIRQMEKQEYEFFKSRGIEYFQMSVIDDPKVCITDNLLLAACLKKLGNLEAAYLSIDIDVVSQAFAPGTGCPSPGGLTDSELIYLVKQLKFKLQNLKAADLVEINPLKWWQKLVLRRDQTVDLGVKIIKEIVS
- the secA gene encoding preprotein translocase subunit SecA, with protein sequence MSSILSRIFGDANERYLKGVVPIVKKINSLEEGFLKLSDEDLKNKTEDFKKRFLSGESLDDILPEAFALVRETAKRTLNQRHFDEQLIGGIALHKGKIAQMATGEGKTLTATLAAYLNAIPHAVGQKDRGVHIITVNDYLARRDTVWMGQIYSFLGLTVGCVNSDNSYIYDPAHTEKLQDIERDETGSFKIIHEFLRPAAKKDAYNCDLVYGTNTEFGFDYLRDNLIADLSQVISPGRAFAIVDEVDSILIDEARTPLIISMPDAESPKLYETFSKIVPRLKENEDYNVDLKMRTAVISDLGLNKVEKILGLGNIYDEKGARYVHHLEQALRAQALFHKDKDYVVKNGEIIIVDEFTGRLLAGRRYSEGLHQAIEAKEGVRVQQESRTLATVTFQNFFRLYEKLSGMTGTAATSAEEFHKVYNLGVVIVPTHKPMVRKDLSDRIYKTDEAKFRAVVGDIKERHEKGQPVLVGTISIQNNERLSQMLSREGIKHEVLNAKQHEREAVIHAQAGRLGAVTVATNMAGRGVDIILGGNPQDPEQSRRVQELGGLHVIGTERHEARRIDNQLRGRSGRQGDPGSSQFFASLEDNLLKVFGGERIKNLMETLNISEDQPIEAGLVSRAIESAQSKIEGFNFDARKHILEYDDVMNQHRTLVYKKRYEILSGFSREELITIFKKQVGNVINFHMAGDNPDVWNREEVFENLRMFFPVNDGEKEFLAVKNDREEIKTHYENMAEDLYNQKEKEIGIGLMGQIEKMVMLNILDNFWMNHLEDMEYLRDSVRLRAYGQRDPLVEYKQESRKLFGDMLLNFESRVAAMIFKVASPRAQNISIQPTPISSKPADSRKEVGRNDPCWCGSGKKYKKCHMT